cagtcaccTTCgagtaatatatgtatatttagaTGTAGATTCTCAAGTTAACCTTTTAAGACTGATTGAAGAAAccttaaagattttttttgcattctttcaccgaatatttttttacgttaAGACTGGGCAATCATAATGCATGACATACAATTTACTGTGTAGATAAAAAagtatgtttgtaaatatacagggttagttttcaatgaccagccaaattttcagaaatggttcagaatcgataacattttcgatctaatgaaaaaaaaaaacttttttttattagatttcattcctgtccgccactaaaaagcgaacgtgtggacattacaaaagcacaattcagttcaacaacctagataggtagaagttagcacacacataaatttggcgatgcgcgcacgcacacaagtgcattgattATTACGcgtgtttacgatttaggaaatttttaagatattttcaaatgaatgctattattttttttattcgacaataatatttcaaatgtacctttggtttaatatctagatcttaattttaaattttggctggtcattgaaaactaaccctgtataaaggCCTATTCAGATTAGAGCGGTATCCGCTAAATAATAGGTACCGATCGGTATATTCGGATAGGTACGTGATTAGTGtctctataatatactagGTACGTAAGAGATATAATCGCATGCCATCGGGATACCGCTACACACGGCGGTAGCGAATACCGCACTCATCTGAATAGGCCTTTACGCGAATCAcgattaaattttgatttttcaaaacttttttttcacttccattacaaaatttatcgagtttttagatatttttataattagacAGATTATAATACTCCCTATAACTCAACAATAGTAAATCATACATTATGACTTTCTAGTATGTATTTCACAGCTATTTAGCTTAACCAGCCGTTTAATTAAGCTCCTAGCCCCTTCATTAAAAGGTTGTTTGTTTCcactaataaaattgattgatATTCAAACAGCTTTACAATTGATTTTGATATTTAGCATTTAACCACTTGCCTAAAGGCATTTAATTAAACGGCTGATTAAGCTACTGAACgtatactaaaaaaaatacccaTTTATGctgaaattaatttcatactaataaatacataatactaCAAGCTGTATTGAAAATCTACTACACATAGAAAGATTGAACTACTGTTTTCATTTActattaaaaagtattaaacattttcatattGTATTTGAGGGTAGTTatgaaaattaacatttaaaaatgcatAATATCCTACTTTTAATGATAAAAGAAAGTTTTCTAGCATGTATGTTTCTCTTTTACGCAAAAACAGCTGATCATATCTGGATGTAACTTTGTACAGAGATAGATAAGTCTGGATTAGcagatataataattttcagtaaCTACCCACATTTACGTATacagatacatattatagcgATCTAATAAATTTGGATTttctaaaacataaaattacttgAGACCAAGAGttgaaattataatgaaactaCTTTCCttacatacatttaatattatttgtgtttaaatttaaataattattatttacatacacTAAGAAATACTACGTTAAGTCTTTTTGTAATCtcggatttaaaaaaaatgactcAGTCCCTAAATAAAactagaatttttttttcaaaaacgacttaataatttgacattgtgtttaaaaaaatttgagaaaagcaaaaaatatcatgtctctgaaattataaaaagactACGCGTACCAAACCCTacatttatatacaaatttaaaagcaCTCTAATATAGAAAGGAgatatttctaaatatgcaaaaaaaagTCTAGGTATTTTAACACGCATATAAGCTgcatctgtatgtttgtatgtaaccgactcctttAGTGTCGCCGCACACGAACCACTCGCGACACCACAAGCGCTGAGGCTGCCACGAGAAGTTAGAAGCGTGTAGCACCCACCGGCGTTAACCGTGTGCGGCGAGtccatataaaatgtatgaaaagtACAGAAAATATACCGGTGGCGGCGTTTTGTGGCCGGTTGCCGGTGGCCCGTGTGCGGGAGCCCTTACACTCGATACCaactttaaacggacagatgtaattcaaactttgtacacttatcaaggatcggtgacaatacTATAATTTCACgattttatcttattaaagcgtgttttttcgatatttttttgaagtgaaacttctttaagtacgttgagagtaaaatttcaaggtcgcgtcttGGCAAAACCGTCACATCCTGACGTGACTCCATGGAGTAGGGCGACGATTTTCGTGTTATTATCTTGCCAgtgaagtttcacttctgacacgcgtgctcggcacacacgctcttttgtTTCAATTCATCCATTTCAtggatatttttaaagacAAAATATCTCCTTTccattgtaaataataatgcttaaccaaaaattaatatttattttatatacttcaCCAATactcttaaaattaaaaataaatatgcttCACTTTCAAACTGTATTacttttaatacttattaattattataataatattttcattttaattatgaaatattgaaaaacataaattagaATTAGGGCTAtcacaatgtttgttttatttccaatattatattattatattattatataggtctaccagaatctgatggcatatttatatttgagaaataaaagattttcatgtggcaacttatttgacaactattaaattggttgtcaaattatttgtcttttttgtagttgatgaataatttttaggattttgtctaaaaaatcttcgaaaatgtcgaaaaagccgctgcgatcacaagcaagatgtgttgtttataatgtgtatagaaaaacattcgatgaagaagggtcaaacacatcacaattttcaattttgaagattttattggtaaattggacttacccgttttgatactttaaattaaaaaatattgtatgtaggtaactgTAATATTGTTCgttgattacaatataattttatgaaaacttattacaggagtttccaatacgacTATTCTTCAattccaagctgtccaagtcaattttataatgtgtgtatctgttgATACTTACGAAaacaaacatagttttattttattttataaaaaattataagcagttttgatctacattatcattatatcgatattttcacatggcatactggtaatgaatatacaaatataggtatgtgtaaataataatatataatacctgtttaaaattaatatgtataattattgtatattatacatgtaagtatgtacctacataatattaagtggatatctcattattaagtacagtattgtccacttatgtaatgtgactataTATATtgaggaaaaaataaaaaataagcagtatcaagatcgttcagtccattttccctagggttgcacactcaaaattttgatttccctaattgccatcagattctggtttacctataatacggattcttatatttttctgtAGTATCGAAACAAGACTCTTATCATTAATTCCCCACTCTAtcataaaaattctaaaaataagaaaagattcaaaaaaataaggGAAATAGTACTGTTTGTGTATTTCTTACATTCTTATGTACTAAGTGATAGCCCAAAACAATAACATATTCtgaatacatttataataataaaaataactatggCAAGATGCGTTTGTGCGAGAAAAACACACTGTTTAACATTTCCTTACacgattttatattatatgaatactAGCTgcccggcaaacgttgtttTGCCTCCTATCACttaggggtatgaaaaatagatgtccgattctcagacctacccgatatgcacagaaaatttcatgagaatcggtccagcagTTTTGAAGGACtatggtaactaacatttGTGACACGGGAATATTATTTCTAGATTAGATATTAATACACaaagttttcatttattaattatttcaccaAATAACACCAAGACGTCAAAATACTTATTTCTTCAACTAACATCGACCATTAACCTATTCCTAttgagaaaattaaattacagattatttaaatactttatcgagcttttaaactaaataaataaagcagaGAAATGCCAAtcagtaaattaaaaaaaaacaaaaatctataatttattatttttcttactcaCACCCCTACATAACAACTACAGGGTGTTCCATACATACCATATCACAACACAGGGTGTTCATTTATCTACGCCTTTCATTCttccttaaaaatatttacttctaaatgtgactatttattttattataagacaGAGACAGGACATGCTCATAGTGCTATCTCTGTCTTACGATTTttttaactcaaaaataaattctgcgcaatgaaataaaacacgttttatttttaatgactgACTAATTATcactatttaaaacatttatatgagCAGACACCACACCTAACatattctttaaattaaacttccaaaaaaatgtttttaatttcttaatcCTTCCAAAAGTGGGTAGTTTTAGATATCCTTACAACAATTTAATGATAAGGTAAACCTAATCTAAGATGGTCTAAAGAGGAAGGTCTTATAAAACTTTAAGATCTAAAGATCAATCAAACCACTTTTGACCACCCCAACACAAAACTTTAACCACTTTTGACCATCCCAACACAAAACTTCAACCACTTTACAACCCCCCAACACAAAACTTCAACCGTTCTTCTTCTCAACGAACTTACTAAAAACGACTTCACACTCCGGCCTCGTAGCTTTGAACCTTTCAACGCCCTGCTCAGTGACGTTCGTATCAGTGAAATTTATGTATCTCAAATTAGGCGCCGCACTAATTAAATGCATTAGTGACCTATCTGTGATATTCCTATACCCAGTAACAGAAAGCACTTGTAAATTGGACCGATCTGGCCTCGAGTTGGCCATATTGCCCATCATAACCGGCCCGTTTGGCCCAAAATTGACCACGTAGTTCACGTCTTCACCATCTGCTCTGCCGAATCTTCGAATGGCAAAATCTGTTACTAGAGCGCTCGGATCGACATGAGATTCgaaataatttctattttcgAAGGTATCTCTTGGAAATCTATAGGTATTAAGTTGGGAACCAACGCTAACGTATAACACGTGGTGTCTAGGTTCCACTATGTATTGTACATCTCTTCGCCTATTCGGCTGGCCTTGAGCGTTTGCGTCTTGACCATTATTAGTGTCATTTTGATTTTCAGGtacattttgattattttccGCTGTTTTTTCCTCAGTTTTAACAGTAGGATCTGttgttttttcttcttttactTCTTTGCTTGTAGACGGTTGTGGATCTTCTTTGGAATTGTCTTTTTCAACTGTCTTAGACGTACTAGCTGAATCATTCTTTTCGCTGTCATTTTTTggttcattattattttcagtacTTTCATTATTAGAATTTTCCGTGCTAAGTACGTTCGGTGTGACTCTGACTTTCCAATAATCTGTAAGAGCGTTAATAAACTCTTTGTAAGTCCCTTTATCATCCGTATTCCTTGAGTTATCCGGTCTATCGGAATGGGAAGGTCCAGGTAAGTTGGCAATGCCTTCAGCTCTTGCTCCCGGCGGACAATTTATGAAAACGGGCGCTTGATTTCTACGAAACTGCACGTATTTCTCTCCACCTTGTGTATTGTTGTCTTTATCATCTTTTTTAGCTTCATTTTCATCATTTTTAACACCATTTTTATCACTATCTTCTGTTTTATCACTATTTTCTTCTGCACTATCTTTATTTGCTCCTGAATCTTCTTTCGCTTTCGAACTTTCACCAGCTTTCGCGCCATGAACACACGTACAATGTCTGTACAGATCCATATTATCCGTTTCCGTAGATTTATCCGTTTTTTCCACATCCTTATGTTCTGgacatatacaatatataggTTCTTGACGAAGCCTGCATCCACTTGGGTTTCTTATACCCGATACGACAATCACGTTACTCGGTATCTGTAAATGCCcagaaatattttcattcatattattttccgCTTCTTTGTTTTCATCAACGTCCATTCCTTGTGTATCGTTGTTACATTTTCGTTTTTTGGGTGGAGCGGATTCGTCTGTGTCTTCGCTAGTTTCATCTGAACGCATGGCGCTCAGTCTACGTCGTGCCATGTTTATGAACGAGTTTCGACGCGCTAAGCGGCTCCTGcaacaataattgttttttttttattaataactcaacaacaaaaaaaattaaaaagacgtgtgtcactcggggactgccgcggtaaagctattgcatagcatactttcaagccacacctccgcccgtcggagtggagagcgtgaggttttttcgttacggaatttcacgattcggtccccgcgctcaaggcccgcgatagaagctatgcaatagcttcaaaaagaaaatattttaattcatttcaaTCCGTGACGTCGTGAGTCAATAGAAACACGAATGGTATAATATGATTTTCTCTAATTTGTTGcagctaaaaaaatatttttgaagtgaaacttattagGCGCGTTGgggttaaaatttaaaggtgacaataccgtcacgtcatggagtaaggcgaaaattttgccaaaaaagatctgatttcacttctgacacgtgtgctcggcacacattttttatcacaaaaaggTTTACTGTTTACTTTACTCTGTCTGTATtatatgcgaaagtaactctgtctctctgtctgttactcaatcacgcctttactaatgaaccaatttgcatgaaatttggtatagagatattttgatacccgagaaaggacataggataggttttatcccggaaatcccacgggaacgggaactatgcgggtttttctttgactgcgcgggcggaGTCGCGGGtcgaaagctagttattaataaattaaaatatcttacgCCTCTTCATCGTCCTGTGACGTGGACGGTTCCGTAGGCTCAGTGGATGTCTGCGCAGTGGACGTGCTTGGCACCGCCTCGTCCATTTCCTCTGACTCCGGGTTCGTTTTCACTTGGAAGTAGTCTGGCTCCTATgaaaaataaacgtatttttttattggaaaaatgtattaattttgaaCTTATTTCGACATAACATCGAAAAAGTTACCCAATTTTGCATCAAAAATTCTCTCTTCAAaatatctgataaaaaaagcTTACATTGATTTCGTTAAAACCACTATTCTCCGACAGCAGAAAAGAACCATTtctaatataaatctatagagctacataatattataaagctgaagagtttgtttgaacgcgcttatctcgagaactactggtccgatttgaaaaattctttcggtgctagatagcccatttaccgaggaaggctataggctatatatcatcacgctaagaccaacaggactggagcactgcgggtgaaccgggaacagctagtattaaaaaaatacatgtttttcgttaaaactatcctatgttctcgatttccgggataaaaactatcctatgtgttaatccatgttaccctctatatgtgtgctaaatttcattgtaatcggtttagtagtttttacgtgaaagagtaacaaacatccatacatccatacaaactttcgcctttataatatactagcggtccgccccggcttcgcccgtagtacatatttcgcaataaaaagtagcctatgttctttctcagggtctaaagattgtctgtgccaaatttcatcaaaatcggtcaaatcaaatcaaatcaaatctgtttatttgCACTATATGGTCATACAGAGGtgttaatatacaatatttatatcacaTATAGTACCATTGTAAATTGCGTGCAAAAATTTTCACGCcaggtccagtagtttatgagcctattcgtaACAATCatacaaagttttcctctttataatattagtgtagaaatATTAGATTAGATATTAGAATATTAGAATTAGATATAAGATGACTCCCCGCTCACCCTCGCCTCCCACCCGTCCAGTGGCGCGTGCTGCACGCACTCGTCGTCCGCGTAGTGCGCGTGGCGCTCGGTGCGCGGGCGGCGCGCGGCAGCCAGGCGCAGCTCGCGCAGCGCCGGCAGCCAGCCCAGCGCGGACACCTCGGAGTCGCCCACCGGCGACCCGCGCATGTCTATCACCTGTGCGGTGGCACAATTGGTACAAAAGTCGATATTTCTTGCTTGCTTCTTATGCGTACTAGTAAGGAGTGGAACAATCTTCCGGCTTCCGTTTTTCCCAGAAACTACAATCTGGATTTATTCAAGAGAAATGTGAATAGACACTTATTAGGCAAACATGCTCCATCCTAGACCACGCTTGTCGCTTTccatttccaaaaaaaattgGGCACTCATATACGATAGAGGCAACTTTAACAAAAGTGACTAACGTTGAGATTCCATACTACGCACACGTTATTGACTAACCTTGAGATATAAAGCGGACGTTAGTGACTAACCTTGGGATAATACGCAGACGTTAGTGACTAACCATGATATTTTACGCGGACTTTAGCAACTAACCTTGTGATATTACGCGGACGTAAGTGACTAACCTTGGGATAATACGCAGACGTTAGTGACTAACCATGATATGTTACGTGGACGTTAGCTACTAGCCTTGGTATATTACGCGGACGTTAGTGATTAACCTTGGGATAGTAAGCGGACGTTAGTGACTAACTTTGAGGTATTACGCGACCGTTAGTAACTAACCTCGATATATTACGCGCATGAGATAGACTAACCTTGATATATTACGCGCACGTTAGTAACTAACCTTGGGACATTACACGGACGTTAGTGACTAACCATGTTATATTACGCGGACGTTAGTAACTAATATCGAGATATTGCGCAGACGTTAGTGATTAACCTTAGTATATTACGCGCACGTAAGTGATTTACCTTGGGATATTACGCGGACGTTAGTGACTAACATTGGAATAGTAAGCGGACGTTAGTGACTAACTTTGAGGTATTACGCGACCGTTAGTAACTAACCTCGATATATTACGCGCATGAGATAGACTAACCTTGATATATTACGCGCACGTTAGTAACTAACCTTGGGACATTACACGGACGTTAGTAACTAACCTTGAGGTATTACGCGCATGGGGTTGACTAACCTTGATTTATTACGCGCACGTTAGTAACTAACCTTGGGACATTACACGGACGTTAGTGATTAACCTTAGTATATTACGCGCACGTAAGTGACTAACATTGGGATAGTAAGCGGACGTTAGTAACTAACTTTGATGTATTACGCGACCGTTAGTAACTAACCTCGATATATTACGCGCATGAGGTAGACTAACCTTGATATATTACGCGCACGTTAGTAACTAACCTTGGGACATTACACGGACGTTAGTGACTAACCATGTTATATTACGCGGACGTTAGTAACTAATATCGAGATATTGCGCAGACGTTAGTGATTAACCTTAGTATATTACGCGCACGTAAGTGATTACCCTTGGGATATTACGCGGACGTAAGTAACTAACCTCGAGGTATTACGCGGACGTTAGTGACTAACATTGGGATAGTAAGCGGACGTTAGTGACTAACCTCGAGGTATTACGCGGACGTTAGTGACTAACATTGGGATAGTAAGCGGACGTTAGTGACTAACCTCGAGGTATTACGCGCATGAGATAGACTAACCTTGATATATTACGCGCACGTTAGTGACTAACCTTGGGACATTACACGGACGTTAGTAACTAACCTCGAGGTATTACGCGCATGGGGTTGACTAACCTTGATATATTACGCGCACGTTAGTAACTAACCTTGGGACATTACACGGACGTTAGTGACTTACCATGTTATATTACGCGGACGTTAGTAACTAATATCGAGATATTACGCAGACGTTAGTGATTAACCTTAGTATATTACGTGCACGTAAGTGACTAACATTGGGATAGTAAGCGGACGTTAGTGACTAACCATGCTATATTACGCGGACGTTAGTAACTAATATCGAGATATTACACGGACGTTAGTGACTTACCATGTTATATTACGCGGACGTTAGTAACTAATATCGAGATATTACGCAGACGTTAGTGATTAACCTTAGTATGTTACGCGCACGTAAGTGACTAACATTTGGATAGTAAGCGGACGTTAGTGACTAACCTCGATGTATTACGCGGACGTTAGTGACTAACCTCGAGGTATTACGCGCATGAGGTAGACTAACCTTGATATATTACGCGCACGTTAGTAACTAACCTTGGGACATTACACGGACGTTAGTGACTAACCATGTTATATTACGCGGACGTTAGTCACTAATATCGAGATATTGCACAGACGTTAGTGATTAACCTTAGTATATTACGCGCACGTAAGTGACTAACATTGGGATAGTAAGCGGACGTTAGTGACTAACCTCGAGGTATTACGCGGACGTTAGTGACTAACATTGGGATAGTAAGCGGACGTTAGTGACTAACCTCGAGGTATTACGCGGACGTTAGTGACTAACCTCGAGGTATTACGCGGACGTTAGTGACTAACCTCGAGGTATTACGCGCATGAGATAGACTAACCTTGATATATTACGCGCACGTTAGTGACTAACCTTGGGACATTACACGGACGTTAGTGACTAACCATGTTATATTACGCGGACGTTAATATCGAGATATTGCGCAGACGTTAGTGATTAACCTTAGTATATTACGCGCACGTAAGTGATTAACCTTGGGATAGTAAGCGGACGTTAGTGACTAACTTCGAGGTATTACGCGGACGTTAGTGACTAACATTGGGATAGTAAGCGGACGTTAGTGACTAACCTCGAGGTATTACGCGACCGTTAGTAACTAACCTCGATGTATTACGCGGACGTTAGTGACTAACCTCGAGGTATTACGCGTTCGTTAGTAACTAACCTCGATATATTACGCGCATGAGGTAGACTAACCTTGATATATTACGCGCACGTTAGTAACTAACCTTGGGACATTACACGGACGTTAGTGACTAACCATGTTATATTACGCGGACGTTAGTCACTAATATCGAGATATTGCGCAGACGTTAGTGATTAACCTTAGTATATTACGCGCACGTTAGTGACTAACCTTGGGACATTACACGGACGTTAGTAACTAACCTCGAGGTATTACGCGGACGTTAGTGACTAACCATGTTATATTACGCGGACGTTAGTAACTAATATCGAGATATTGCGCAGACGTTAGTGATTAACCTTAGTATATTACGCGCACGTAAGTGACTAACATTGGGACATTACACGGACGTTAGTGACTAACCATGTTATATTAAGCGGACGTTAATATCGAGATATTGCGCAGACGTTAGTGATTAACCTTAGTATATTACGCGCACGTAAGTGATTAACCTTGGGATATTTAATTAGTCATCTGTCATCTGTCAAAGCTTAACTACGTGATACagtgttaaaattataaatattatttacatacgaTTTGCGAATAATTCCGCTTTAAAGTTGGTGAATCTTGAGTGGCACTTTGtgaatttaatgaattattgttATCTCCACTgaatcattaatatttatcaagaTATTGAGTGATTTCGAACTTGTTGAGAAAGACAAAGTTTATTATACCCGCAAAGAGTAAGCTAATAAACCGATGTCAAGTTTTAAATACTCACTGTCATTTGATTTTGACAAAGTCAACGATACAGTCTACCAACATTACCAACTCGTCAACATCACAGATTAGTAAGAATTTACGTTCCATTCAACgcatcataaaaatattatataccacaGCGTTTCTTAATAATGAAGTGCAGGGCTTGCAACAGGATTATAAAACCAATTGATTCTAAAATTTGTTCTTTGTGTTCTGGGCAGTATCACTATCAGTGTCTGGGCATAtcgaatgaaaattttaataaggaaTCGAAACAAACCAAAGCCAATTGGAAGTGTCCTGACTGTAAGAGTACTGATAAAAGGGGTGATAACACGAACACACCTATAAGATCGCAAATTGTACCCAGCCCACCATTAACTTCAAGCAGTACATGTGACTTTGTATTAGAAGACCTCAAGTtatattttgaagaaaaatttaaagagtCAACCGCTACTATTCTTTCACAAGTCAAACTGCAGATTGAAGTAAAAGGCTAAGAAACTCTCACGCTGCATAACGAAGAGCTCCGTTCTCAAATCactaatgtaaatattcagttaaataatatagagcAAAAATCACGGTCGTCTAACATTGAGATTCAGTGTGTACCTGAGAACAGAAGTGAAAATATTCTGACGACTGTTAAACAGCTCGGAAGGGTTGTATCGAGAGAAATAATCGATCACGAGATTGTTGACTTCCACAGAGTTCAAAAACTGAATCAACAAACTGACAGACCGCGATCAATAGTAGTGAAATTTGTTAGTCCTCGCGTACGAGACGAACTACTGGCAGCTGTTCGAACATTTAATAGAACCAATTTTCAGGAGAAGCTTCACTCCGGACATCTAGGTATATCAGGCAATAAGCCAATTTTTGTCACCGAGCATCTGTCCCCTGCGAACAAGAAGCTGCATGCATCTGCGCGAATAGCTATTAAGCACAAACAATACGATTTTATATGGGTTAGGAACGGTAAAATTTTCGTCCGTAAAAACGTAGCATTAAAACCTGTATTAATCGATAGTGAGGAGGCGATTAAAAACCTGTAATAATTAGTTATAGGTATCCTAATTAACT
The Colias croceus chromosome 30, ilColCroc2.1 genome window above contains:
- the LOC123704758 gene encoding uncharacterized protein LOC123704758: METTQVESEIKQEMDDSGCIQDDMSLYKNGYQRVNLLDLSDDVLLYILKLCTPRDLKALGFTCARLGSLVLERSLWKHVDARSERFSAERLQWYLTHTLHDETQELMITGHAQACVGCMGLVNTSRHIADEDYKTIEPDIDPPNNAAGTSGNKIAEDHISVMRELPRQVRRFHARHMINPRVVCLSRIQGCPAWGDDRDAGRAGPQACIGPLFTLTPDILKQMGAVCPNLTTLYLEHCNVNCNFISLSQFPRSIKKLSLRGTRFFNLLIDRSFLSNISEHLPVLEYLDVSECEWMEPSSLLPLSKHTTLTHLIVRECYRLTEFVAYASLTTRYGFRNLKVIDMRGSPVGDSEVSALGWLPALRELRLAAARRPRTERHAHYADDECVQHAPLDGWEAREPDYFQVKTNPESEEMDEAVPSTSTAQTSTEPTEPSTSQDDEEASRLARRNSFINMARRRLSAMRSDETSEDTDESAPPKKRKCNNDTQGMDVDENKEAENNMNENISGHLQIPSNVIVVSGIRNPSGCRLRQEPIYCICPEHKDVEKTDKSTETDNMDLYRHCTCVHGAKAGESSKAKEDSGANKDSAEENSDKTEDSDKNGVKNDENEAKKDDKDNNTQGGEKYVQFRRNQAPVFINCPPGARAEGIANLPGPSHSDRPDNSRNTDDKGTYKEFINALTDYWKVRVTPNVLSTENSNNESTENNNEPKNDSEKNDSASTSKTVEKDNSKEDPQPSTSKEVKEEKTTDPTVKTEEKTAENNQNVPENQNDTNNGQDANAQGQPNRRRDVQYIVEPRHHVLYVSVGSQLNTYRFPRDTFENRNYFESHVDPSALVTDFAIRRFGRADGEDVNYVVNFGPNGPVMMGNMANSRPDRSNLQVLSVTGYRNITDRSLMHLISAAPNLRYINFTDTNVTEQGVERFKATRPECEVVFSKFVEKKNG